In Methanobacterium paludis, the following proteins share a genomic window:
- the hmgA gene encoding hydroxymethylglutaryl-CoA reductase (NADPH) gives MVEKKEIITKLLNGEMKLHEIEKYTENVGEALNIRREFAEKLSNTSLENLSKYSLDMEEAMKRNIENPIGAVQIPVGLAGPLHINGEHADGEFYVPLATSEGALVASVNRGCSVIKASGGATVRIIGDKMTRAPVIKAKSVADAVEIKNWIDKNFMELKKAAEVTTRHGKLVRIDPIVVVGKYVYPRFVFTTGDSMGMNMVTIATEAALNLLTHKTGAHVIALSGNFCVDKKPSTLNFIEGRGKSVVAEVVVPKEIVNKKLKTTPEAILEVNIAKNLVGSAISGSMGFNAHYANMIGAVFLATGQDEAHIVEGSLGITTAEEVDGDLYFSVTLPDMPIATIGGGTRLETARECLEIMDVAGNGKVGKFAEIIAGTVLAGELSLMGALAAGHLARAHKELGRG, from the coding sequence ATGGTAGAAAAAAAGGAGATTATAACTAAACTTTTAAATGGGGAAATGAAACTCCACGAAATCGAAAAGTACACAGAAAATGTTGGTGAAGCCCTTAATATCAGGCGAGAATTTGCAGAAAAACTCTCAAACACCTCTCTGGAAAACCTATCAAAATACTCACTTGACATGGAAGAGGCTATGAAAAGGAACATAGAAAACCCTATAGGAGCAGTGCAAATACCTGTGGGTCTTGCAGGTCCTCTTCATATAAATGGGGAACATGCAGATGGTGAATTCTACGTTCCACTTGCAACATCCGAAGGAGCACTCGTTGCATCTGTAAACAGGGGATGTTCTGTTATTAAAGCATCTGGTGGTGCAACAGTCAGGATAATTGGGGATAAAATGACAAGAGCCCCTGTTATAAAAGCAAAATCCGTTGCAGATGCCGTGGAAATTAAAAACTGGATTGATAAAAATTTCATGGAACTTAAAAAGGCTGCAGAAGTAACAACCAGGCACGGAAAACTTGTGAGAATAGATCCTATTGTTGTGGTTGGAAAGTACGTTTATCCACGGTTTGTTTTTACCACAGGCGACAGTATGGGGATGAACATGGTTACAATAGCAACAGAAGCTGCTTTAAACCTTTTAACCCATAAGACAGGAGCTCATGTAATTGCATTAAGCGGTAACTTCTGCGTTGACAAAAAACCATCCACCCTAAACTTCATAGAAGGCCGTGGAAAGAGTGTGGTTGCAGAAGTTGTTGTACCAAAAGAAATTGTAAATAAAAAGCTTAAAACAACCCCTGAAGCAATTTTAGAGGTTAACATTGCCAAAAATTTAGTTGGATCAGCTATTTCAGGCAGTATGGGTTTCAATGCACACTATGCCAACATGATAGGTGCAGTATTCCTTGCAACAGGCCAGGACGAAGCCCACATAGTTGAGGGAAGCCTTGGAATAACCACAGCCGAAGAAGTGGATGGAGACCTTTACTTCTCTGTAACACTACCAGACATGCCAATAGCCACCATAGGTGGAGGTACACGTCTTGAAACTGCCAGAGAATGCCTTGAGATCATGGATGTCGCAGGCAACGGCAAAGTCGGGAAGTTCGCTGAGATCATTGCAGGAACTGTTCTGGCCGGAGAACTTTCACTTATGGGTGCACTGGCTGCAGGTCACCTGGCAAGGGCTCATAAAGAGCTTGGAAGAGGATAG
- a CDS encoding tetratricopeptide repeat protein, producing the protein MNNVESPYEIFIAYETTTGRSTAQNLYKAFKKTNYKSFYDREILLSSDNWRDIIDSAIEEAQFFVVIFTSGTFNSDEVKRECNKALKLNKSIITCRSSDIPISDTQELSRFQRITFEDKYDLADKLVVNIRKLKERHSKIRAEEDFEEICKRGDLFYELNQFEKALESYDKVSELKPEMEVVWNNKGVLLDKLKRYEEAIKAYDHALIINPGLNYILNNKAVSLTALDRFEEALTILEKNINKNPKDGIAWSIKGIVLDKAGNHKESYEAHRIAFNLEKKNPEILNNYALKLSENGLFKRSIEMYNSALNIKPNFIEALLNKGLLMDKLGKYQEAVDLYDKIIEINPKYFVAWNNKSMSLNNLNHCNDALDAAKKAIELEPESAEVWGNKGVSLAKMGFHEKALKSFNKAIDLNPKLPKLWINKGNALVELGHHKKAFQSYDKALSLNSKYAEVWYNKGILFQKINQNKKASEAYKKAIELKPEYVDAWNNLGLISLELKIFDDSLNAFNTSIKLNKKNAGSWYNKACLYSSLKKDKKNVLKNLSKTIELDSKFKEKAKKDKDFKNLWDDEEFKKLVN; encoded by the coding sequence ATGAATAATGTCGAATCACCTTATGAAATATTTATAGCATATGAAACTACGACCGGAAGAAGTACTGCTCAAAATTTGTATAAAGCGTTTAAAAAAACAAATTACAAATCATTTTACGACCGAGAAATCCTTTTAAGTAGTGACAATTGGAGAGATATAATAGACTCCGCAATTGAAGAAGCCCAATTTTTTGTTGTTATATTTACTAGTGGAACGTTTAATTCTGACGAAGTGAAAAGAGAATGTAATAAAGCTTTAAAGTTAAATAAAAGTATCATTACATGTAGGTCCTCTGATATACCCATATCAGACACACAGGAATTATCAAGATTCCAAAGAATTACATTTGAAGATAAGTATGATCTCGCTGACAAGCTTGTAGTAAATATCCGAAAATTAAAAGAAAGACATAGCAAAATCAGAGCTGAAGAAGATTTTGAAGAAATTTGTAAAAGAGGAGATTTATTTTATGAATTAAATCAATTCGAGAAAGCTCTTGAATCTTATGATAAAGTTTCAGAACTTAAACCAGAGATGGAAGTAGTTTGGAATAATAAAGGAGTTTTATTGGATAAATTAAAAAGATATGAAGAAGCAATTAAAGCTTATGATCATGCTTTAATTATCAACCCAGGATTAAATTATATTTTAAATAATAAAGCAGTTTCTTTAACTGCTTTAGATCGTTTTGAAGAAGCTTTAACTATTTTAGAGAAAAATATTAATAAGAACCCAAAAGACGGCATTGCTTGGTCAATTAAAGGAATAGTTTTGGATAAAGCAGGGAATCACAAAGAATCTTATGAAGCTCATAGAATTGCATTTAACTTAGAAAAGAAAAATCCTGAAATATTAAATAATTATGCATTGAAATTGAGTGAAAATGGATTATTTAAAAGATCTATAGAAATGTATAACTCTGCTCTAAATATAAAACCAAATTTTATTGAAGCATTACTGAATAAAGGATTATTAATGGATAAATTAGGAAAATATCAAGAAGCCGTGGATTTATATGATAAAATAATAGAAATAAATCCTAAATATTTTGTTGCTTGGAATAATAAAAGTATGTCTTTAAACAATTTAAATCATTGTAATGATGCATTGGATGCTGCTAAAAAGGCTATAGAACTTGAACCAGAATCTGCAGAAGTTTGGGGTAATAAAGGGGTTTCGCTCGCTAAGATGGGATTTCATGAAAAAGCATTAAAATCTTTTAACAAAGCTATTGACTTAAATCCAAAACTTCCTAAACTATGGATCAATAAAGGTAACGCTTTAGTTGAATTAGGACACCATAAAAAGGCTTTTCAATCATATGACAAAGCATTAAGTTTAAACTCAAAATATGCAGAAGTTTGGTACAATAAAGGGATATTATTTCAAAAAATCAATCAAAATAAAAAAGCAAGCGAAGCATACAAAAAAGCGATAGAATTAAAACCCGAATATGTAGATGCATGGAATAACTTGGGTTTAATTTCTTTAGAACTTAAAATTTTTGATGATTCCTTAAATGCATTTAATACAAGTATTAAACTAAATAAAAAAAATGCAGGATCATGGTACAATAAAGCATGCCTTTACTCTTCACTTAAAAAAGATAAAAAGAATGTCCTCAAAAATTTGTCTAAAACAATTGAATTAGATTCCAAATTTAAAGAAAAAGCTAAAAAAGATAAAGACTTCAAAAATTTGTGGGATGATGAAGAATTCAAAAAATTAGTAAATTAA
- a CDS encoding TIR domain-containing protein, with the protein MIYNIFISYETLSGRNYAEHLKKALEKSKNPEFKVFLASEDIMEGEWKKKIDRSIEESNFFYCYINYIN; encoded by the coding sequence ATGATCTATAATATTTTTATAAGTTACGAAACTTTGAGTGGAAGGAACTATGCTGAACATCTGAAAAAAGCCCTAGAAAAATCAAAAAATCCTGAATTCAAGGTTTTTTTAGCATCTGAAGATATTATGGAAGGTGAATGGAAGAAAAAAATAGACAGATCAATAGAAGAATCAAACTTTTTTTATTGTTATATTAACTACATTAACTAG
- a CDS encoding tetratricopeptide repeat protein: MELDKKIIPCKLSGIERSETNILATLQQLDFKHESELVNKVIITLKGIIEKENQNIQIEEDSEENLRRGTLFYNFTDFNKALNLFNKSLTLNYNSAAALSNKSITLCKLNRFEEALESINEAIKINPKMVELWSNKGVILYHLNYFDDALHAYEKAIELDSSYSFAWTNRGVIFKKFYNIPEALENYIEAITLNPKNAVALSNIGVILDEIGFFEEAYEIQVKSTILNPYYPLAWYNIGVVLGKIGGSPEDILKAYDKATELNPKDADFWFNKGHALIKLNEYLKALDSFDKTTHINPNLIKAWNDKGSLLIKLSRPKEALLAFNTALKYETKIFLLVNKLIALKILGRKKEALEIIKKIEKITPKSSQDFYSLAFLFAFVNIKDKTIKYLVQAVKLDSQFKEKAKKDEIFKNLWDDKDFKKVVNN; this comes from the coding sequence ATGGAATTAGATAAAAAGATTATTCCATGTAAACTTTCAGGAATAGAAAGATCTGAAACTAATATTCTTGCCACACTTCAACAATTGGACTTTAAACATGAATCCGAATTAGTCAATAAAGTAATAATTACTTTAAAAGGTATAATTGAAAAAGAAAATCAGAATATTCAAATTGAAGAAGATTCTGAGGAAAACTTAAGGAGAGGAACTTTATTTTATAATTTCACAGATTTCAATAAAGCCCTGAACTTATTTAATAAATCATTGACACTTAATTATAATTCTGCTGCAGCATTATCCAATAAAAGTATTACTCTTTGTAAACTCAATCGTTTTGAAGAAGCACTTGAATCTATAAATGAGGCCATAAAAATAAATCCTAAAATGGTAGAATTATGGTCCAATAAAGGTGTTATTCTTTACCATCTTAATTATTTTGATGATGCCCTCCACGCATACGAAAAAGCCATTGAATTAGATTCAAGTTATAGTTTTGCTTGGACTAATAGAGGAGTTATATTCAAAAAGTTTTATAATATCCCCGAAGCTCTTGAAAATTACATTGAAGCCATAACATTAAATCCCAAAAATGCTGTTGCCCTGTCAAACATTGGAGTAATTTTAGATGAAATAGGCTTTTTTGAAGAAGCCTATGAAATACAAGTTAAATCTACAATATTAAATCCCTATTATCCCTTAGCATGGTACAATATAGGAGTTGTTCTTGGAAAAATTGGAGGTTCACCTGAAGATATACTTAAAGCATATGACAAAGCAACAGAACTAAATCCTAAGGACGCCGATTTCTGGTTCAATAAAGGACATGCACTTATAAAATTAAATGAGTACTTGAAAGCATTAGATTCTTTTGATAAAACAACACATATAAATCCTAATCTCATTAAAGCATGGAATGATAAAGGATCACTATTAATTAAACTAAGTAGACCCAAAGAAGCACTTTTAGCATTTAATACTGCTTTAAAATATGAAACAAAAATATTTTTATTAGTGAATAAATTAATAGCTTTGAAGATACTTGGAAGAAAAAAAGAAGCCCTTGAAATTATAAAAAAAATAGAAAAAATAACCCCAAAAAGCTCTCAAGACTTTTATAGTTTAGCATTTTTGTTTGCATTTGTAAATATCAAAGATAAAACAATAAAATATTTAGTTCAAGCCGTAAAACTTGATTCACAATTTAAAGAAAAAGCAAAAAAAGATGAAATATTTAAAAATTTATGGGATGATAAAGATTTCAAAAAAGTTGTAAATAACTAA
- a CDS encoding TIGR00267 family protein: MNLHEFINEYLKMSRYIALGSMDGILAVMGVTLAASGVVSASGLHTPNYVIGLTGLSGGIALSMSNAFGSFIGERAEESRTMRELEHKMVLEEGTLDDTVIHVAAKRRVYMSMLTHGLSSFIGSFVPVLPFLLITGRVTAILTTITLCFIALIILGVYLGKVSRGSLLKTCVEIVAIGVLIGVVSFLIGGH, encoded by the coding sequence ATGAACTTACACGAATTTATTAATGAATATCTTAAAATGAGCCGTTACATTGCACTGGGCAGTATGGACGGCATTCTTGCAGTTATGGGTGTAACCCTGGCTGCAAGCGGAGTGGTGAGCGCAAGCGGGCTTCACACACCGAACTATGTTATAGGATTAACTGGACTCAGCGGGGGCATAGCATTATCCATGTCCAACGCTTTCGGATCATTCATCGGTGAAAGGGCTGAAGAATCTCGTACCATGAGAGAACTTGAACATAAAATGGTTTTAGAAGAGGGAACCCTCGACGATACAGTTATTCACGTTGCAGCCAAACGAAGAGTTTACATGAGCATGTTGACCCATGGATTATCAAGCTTTATAGGCTCATTCGTACCTGTTTTACCATTTCTATTAATTACAGGAAGAGTAACCGCTATTTTGACCACCATCACACTTTGTTTCATAGCCCTAATTATATTAGGAGTTTATTTAGGTAAAGTGTCCCGAGGAAGCCTTTTAAAAACATGTGTTGAAATCGTAGCAATAGGCGTACTTATAGGTGTTGTAAGCTTCCTAATTGGTGGACATTAA
- a CDS encoding TatD family hydrolase, with the protein MDEIPVTDNHIHVDPVNGEGPIMVANKFGRSGGKFMIIPNKPTWTVEGLCSFKEAMELGIKYVDEINNNTDVKAFSVLGAHPAELTRRLEAGLSLEKVESMMRDALETAQKFVLEGKAIGIGEIGRPHYEVSAEELEVHNRLMVYAMELAADADCAVQLHTETSGPEQFQEFAEMADKAGLKRYKVIKHFSGPFVLEEENHGLTTSLIATRDVVTEAIKKAKGTCGLNFLMETDYMDDLTRPGAVLGPKTVPKRTKELLRTSLITEKDAYKIHVENIERVYGIDLGV; encoded by the coding sequence ATGGATGAAATTCCAGTAACAGACAATCATATACATGTGGATCCTGTAAATGGTGAGGGTCCAATTATGGTGGCCAATAAGTTCGGCAGATCCGGGGGTAAGTTCATGATAATTCCCAACAAACCCACATGGACCGTTGAAGGGCTGTGCAGTTTTAAGGAAGCTATGGAACTTGGTATAAAATATGTGGATGAAATAAACAATAATACTGATGTTAAGGCATTTTCAGTCCTTGGAGCACATCCTGCAGAACTTACAAGACGATTAGAAGCGGGTTTAAGTCTTGAGAAGGTGGAGTCCATGATGAGGGATGCGCTTGAAACAGCACAGAAGTTTGTTTTAGAGGGCAAAGCCATTGGAATAGGTGAAATTGGAAGGCCCCACTACGAAGTTTCTGCAGAGGAACTTGAGGTTCACAACAGACTCATGGTGTATGCAATGGAACTTGCGGCCGATGCAGACTGTGCTGTGCAGCTTCACACAGAGACTTCCGGGCCGGAACAGTTTCAAGAATTTGCAGAAATGGCAGATAAAGCAGGTCTTAAAAGATACAAGGTTATAAAACACTTTTCAGGGCCTTTCGTTCTTGAAGAGGAAAATCATGGTTTAACAACATCTCTTATAGCAACCCGAGATGTTGTAACAGAGGCTATTAAAAAGGCAAAAGGAACATGTGGCTTAAATTTCCTGATGGAAACGGATTACATGGATGATTTAACAAGACCTGGAGCGGTTCTCGGACCTAAAACAGTTCCAAAACGTACAAAAGAGTTATTAAGAACTAGTTTGATTACAGAAAAAGACGCCTATAAAATCCATGTTGAGAATATAGAAAGGGTTTATGGTATTGATCTTGGAGTTTAA
- a CDS encoding shikimate dehydrogenase: MITGKTSIFGIMGDPVEHSLSPPMHNTTFSKLAIDSVYVPFHVKKGYLQSAMVGARSMGIKGLNVTIPHKTAVIEYLDSLDTAAKLIGAVNTVKFDENEVKGYNTDGLGAVKAIEEVTTVKNKKVVILGAGGAARAISFQILLEGAESLVIANRTFEKAIELKEDLAGKLDVNVKTVTLGFDLENELKNADILINTTPIGMYPNVNQKPLVTADMMHGGLVVNDVVYNPLETGLLKEARKAGAQTISGTKMLIYQGVEAFRIWTGIEPPVDIFEMALMNELRP; the protein is encoded by the coding sequence ATGATAACCGGTAAAACAAGTATTTTTGGGATAATGGGTGACCCTGTGGAACACAGCTTATCTCCACCAATGCACAATACAACATTTAGTAAACTGGCTATCGACAGTGTTTATGTGCCATTTCATGTGAAGAAAGGTTATCTTCAATCTGCAATGGTTGGTGCCAGATCAATGGGGATAAAAGGATTGAACGTGACTATTCCACATAAAACAGCTGTTATAGAATATCTTGACTCCTTAGACACTGCCGCTAAACTTATAGGTGCTGTAAATACAGTAAAATTCGATGAAAATGAAGTTAAAGGTTATAACACAGATGGTTTAGGTGCAGTAAAAGCTATTGAAGAGGTTACAACTGTTAAAAATAAAAAAGTTGTAATCTTAGGTGCGGGAGGTGCTGCAAGGGCAATTTCATTCCAGATCTTATTGGAAGGGGCTGAAAGTCTTGTAATTGCAAATAGGACTTTTGAAAAAGCAATTGAACTTAAAGAAGACCTTGCTGGGAAATTGGACGTAAATGTGAAAACAGTAACTCTTGGTTTTGATCTTGAAAACGAGCTTAAAAATGCAGATATTCTCATAAACACAACTCCTATTGGAATGTATCCTAATGTAAACCAAAAACCATTGGTTACAGCAGATATGATGCATGGAGGACTCGTTGTAAATGACGTTGTTTACAATCCCCTTGAAACAGGTTTGCTCAAAGAAGCCCGGAAAGCTGGTGCACAAACGATTTCTGGTACTAAAATGTTGATTTATCAGGGGGTTGAGGCCTTCAGAATATGGACAGGGATTGAACCACCTGTGGATATTTTTGAAATGGCTTTGATGAATGAATTAAGACCCTAA
- a CDS encoding RNA ligase partner protein, with amino-acid sequence MLAKQRFVLDTTAFTDNQLRDDFGEGELNKTVDVLMDLIASSRIKLNISCHMPPITYKEFVDYMARYECPESIMVKAETWIVKKSPNRYDTKIPSQIFYEYVRDMRERMNKGMRISESAVWEASVESMVMMSRGKKKTNIEVEVIGKSITDFRKRYRGALRKGTLDSAPDLDVLLLAKELGAGVVAADEGIKVWAERLGLRFLSAKSFPKMLKEYLKYYD; translated from the coding sequence ATGCTTGCAAAACAAAGATTTGTTCTTGATACAACCGCTTTTACGGACAATCAACTTCGCGATGACTTTGGAGAAGGAGAACTGAATAAAACTGTGGACGTTCTAATGGACTTGATCGCAAGTTCAAGGATAAAGCTTAATATAAGCTGTCACATGCCCCCAATCACTTATAAAGAATTCGTAGATTATATGGCCCGGTATGAATGCCCAGAAAGTATTATGGTTAAAGCCGAAACATGGATCGTTAAAAAAAGCCCCAACCGTTATGATACCAAAATACCGTCCCAGATATTCTATGAATACGTGAGGGACATGAGAGAAAGAATGAATAAAGGCATGAGAATTTCTGAAAGTGCTGTATGGGAAGCTTCCGTGGAATCTATGGTCATGATGTCAAGGGGTAAGAAAAAGACCAACATAGAAGTTGAGGTAATAGGCAAATCCATTACAGACTTCAGAAAACGTTACAGAGGAGCCCTTCGGAAAGGTACGCTGGACAGCGCTCCAGATCTTGACGTTCTACTTCTGGCCAAGGAGCTTGGTGCAGGAGTTGTGGCAGCAGATGAGGGAATTAAAGTTTGGGCAGAGAGGTTGGGCCTCAGATTTTTAAGTGCAAAATCATTCCCTAAAATGCTCAAAGAATACTTAAAGTACTACGATTAG
- the hisS gene encoding histidine--tRNA ligase — MEIQRPRGTRDFLFNEMKERKHVENTLRKIFEIYGYNEIKTPIFEELSLFTTKSGEGIKEQIYHFQDKGGRDLALRPELTAPVARLYIKELQKNPKPIKMYYFGSCFRYERPQAGRFRQFWQMGCELIGGKSPGSEAEIIAMAAHCLEELGLEDYEIHIGNLGILRGILNTEGIVGDEQDQVMGLIDKRDVEGLKDLLEKLQIGQKPTEILLKLIDMVGHRDILKDVEEIIKCNENAFNSLKELESLLESLEAFDFSDYIVNLGIARGLDYYSGTVFEIYVHGLGAQKQISGGGTYNLIEIFGGEEVESTGFAFGFDRVMDALRKQDTKIPIAGTVDVFVAPIKEDMKLKAFEIAQKLRKTGVSTDVDLTGRKLKKILSHADHIGTKYVLLVGARDLEEGKITVRNMKSGEQELIDLDNIAPHLKKILNSSDHNSNGSYSPEDGSNE, encoded by the coding sequence ATGGAAATACAAAGACCTCGAGGAACCCGTGATTTCCTTTTTAATGAAATGAAAGAAAGGAAACACGTTGAAAATACCTTAAGAAAAATATTTGAAATTTATGGTTACAACGAGATAAAAACCCCAATATTTGAGGAACTATCTCTTTTCACCACTAAATCCGGTGAAGGAATAAAGGAACAAATTTATCACTTTCAGGATAAAGGAGGAAGGGATTTAGCACTCAGACCAGAACTTACAGCTCCTGTTGCAAGGCTTTACATAAAGGAGTTGCAAAAAAATCCCAAACCAATTAAAATGTACTACTTTGGGAGCTGTTTCAGATACGAAAGGCCGCAGGCAGGCAGGTTTAGACAGTTTTGGCAGATGGGATGCGAACTCATTGGAGGCAAATCCCCTGGCTCAGAAGCAGAAATCATAGCAATGGCAGCCCACTGCCTTGAAGAACTGGGACTTGAAGATTACGAAATACACATAGGAAACCTTGGAATCCTGCGAGGCATACTCAACACCGAAGGGATAGTTGGAGATGAACAGGATCAGGTGATGGGTTTAATAGATAAAAGAGACGTTGAAGGGCTTAAAGATCTGCTTGAAAAGTTACAAATTGGTCAAAAACCAACTGAAATTCTCTTAAAACTTATAGATATGGTTGGACATCGAGATATACTCAAAGACGTTGAAGAAATAATAAAATGCAACGAAAACGCTTTTAATTCTTTAAAAGAATTAGAATCACTTCTTGAATCTCTTGAAGCCTTTGATTTCTCAGATTATATCGTGAATCTGGGTATTGCTAGGGGTTTAGATTACTACTCTGGAACTGTGTTTGAGATCTACGTTCATGGTCTCGGCGCACAAAAACAGATAAGTGGTGGAGGAACATATAATTTGATAGAGATATTTGGCGGCGAGGAAGTTGAATCCACAGGTTTCGCATTCGGTTTTGACAGGGTTATGGACGCCCTCAGAAAACAGGACACGAAGATTCCAATTGCAGGAACTGTGGATGTATTCGTAGCTCCCATAAAAGAGGATATGAAATTAAAAGCATTTGAAATAGCCCAGAAATTGAGAAAAACTGGAGTTTCAACCGATGTTGATCTTACAGGAAGGAAGTTGAAGAAGATTCTTTCACATGCAGACCATATCGGCACGAAATACGTTCTTCTGGTAGGTGCAAGGGACCTTGAAGAAGGAAAAATCACCGTGAGAAATATGAAATCCGGAGAGCAGGAACTGATTGATCTCGATAACATTGCACCACACCTGAAGAAAATTCTTAATTCCAGTGATCATAATTCCAATGGTTCATATTCACCAGAAGATGGTTCAAATGAATGA
- the hisI gene encoding phosphoribosyl-AMP cyclohydrolase, producing MQDLEKVDPKDEDLLNLNFRHNVNGEDLVIAVAQDYETSEVLMVAFMNKEAIIKTLETGKAHYWSTSRGKPWFKGESSGHIQEVKEIFTDCDKDAVLLKVKQTGAACHEGYYSCFFREISHDNSNDVNIKEYKLKIVKDKVFEPEKVYGEK from the coding sequence ATGCAAGATCTTGAAAAGGTAGATCCTAAGGACGAAGATCTTTTAAATTTAAATTTCAGGCATAACGTAAATGGTGAAGACCTGGTCATAGCTGTTGCACAGGACTATGAAACCTCTGAAGTTTTGATGGTTGCATTCATGAACAAAGAAGCTATCATAAAGACTCTTGAAACTGGAAAAGCCCACTACTGGAGTACTTCCAGAGGAAAACCATGGTTTAAAGGCGAAAGCTCAGGCCACATCCAGGAAGTTAAGGAAATATTCACTGACTGTGATAAAGATGCAGTTCTTCTCAAAGTTAAACAGACAGGTGCTGCATGCCACGAAGGCTATTATTCATGTTTTTTTAGGGAAATATCCCATGATAACTCCAATGATGTAAATATTAAAGAATATAAATTAAAAATAGTTAAAGACAAGGTTTTTGAACCTGAAAAAGTTTATGGAGAGAAATAA